Proteins encoded together in one Hymenobacter monticola window:
- the atpC gene encoding ATP synthase F1 subunit epsilon produces the protein MHLEIITPDRKVFEGEVSSAQFPGADGAFEVLNNHAPLIAALRAGDVTLTGGAGGREVIRIEGGVVEVLRNNVIVLAEGALS, from the coding sequence ATGCATTTAGAAATCATCACCCCCGACCGCAAGGTTTTTGAAGGCGAAGTGTCGTCGGCCCAGTTTCCGGGTGCCGATGGCGCGTTTGAAGTGCTGAACAACCACGCGCCCCTCATTGCCGCCCTCCGGGCCGGCGACGTGACGCTGACCGGTGGCGCCGGTGGCCGCGAGGTCATCCGCATCGAAGGCGGCGTGGTGGAAGTGCTGCGCAACAACGTGATTGTGTTGGCTGAAGGCGCTTTGTCGTAG
- a CDS encoding 50S ribosomal protein L25/general stress protein Ctc, translating into MKSLEIVGFKRANLGKTESKALRLDAQVPCVLYGGKDVVHFSVPAILFRELLYTPEAHIVDLNVEGTLYRAIVQDAQFHPVNEMLLHVDFLELQEGKEVKMEIPVKFVGVSPGVLAGGKLVSKLRKLKVRAAAENLPDYVEVNISGLELGKSIKVGAVETSNYTILTNAAAPIATITIPRALKGEMAANR; encoded by the coding sequence ATGAAAAGCCTCGAGATTGTAGGGTTTAAAAGAGCGAATCTCGGTAAGACTGAGTCCAAAGCTTTGCGTTTGGATGCTCAGGTACCGTGCGTGTTGTATGGCGGCAAAGATGTGGTGCACTTCTCGGTGCCCGCCATCCTGTTCCGCGAGCTGTTGTACACGCCGGAGGCTCACATTGTGGACCTGAACGTGGAAGGCACGCTCTACCGCGCCATCGTGCAGGATGCCCAGTTCCACCCTGTGAACGAAATGCTGCTACACGTTGACTTCCTGGAGCTGCAGGAAGGCAAAGAAGTGAAAATGGAAATCCCCGTGAAATTCGTGGGCGTTTCGCCGGGCGTGCTGGCCGGTGGTAAACTGGTGAGCAAGCTGCGCAAACTGAAAGTGCGCGCCGCCGCCGAAAACCTGCCCGACTACGTGGAAGTGAACATCAGCGGCCTGGAACTCGGCAAATCCATCAAGGTGGGTGCTGTGGAAACCAGCAACTACACCATCCTGACCAACGCCGCGGCTCCCATTGCCACCATCACCATCCCGCGTGCGCTGAAAGGCGAAATGGCCGCCAATCGCTAG
- the metG gene encoding methionine--tRNA ligase encodes MSSLPKRYTVTAALPYANGPVHIGHLAGVYLPADIYVRYLRSAGRDVKFICGSDEHGVPITIRAQKEGVTPQQVVDKYHALIRDSFKEFNVSFDVYSRTSSATHAEVSSGFFTKLNNEGKFIEQTTQQYFDEKAQQFLADRYIVGTCPNCGNENAYGDQCERCGTSLSPTELINPRSMLSGAQPILRDTKHWFLPLDQYEPWLREWIVEGHKNDWKTNVYGQCKSWIDQGLHPRAVTRDLDWGVPVPVPGAEGKVLYVWFDAPIGYISATKEAFPDEWETYWKDKDSKLVHFIGKDNIVFHCIIFPVMLKAHGDYVLPDNVPANEFLNLEGDKISTSRNWAVWLHEYLADFPGQADVLRYVLCANAPETKDNDFTWKDFQARNNNELVATLGNFVNRAAVLTHKFFEGKVPELGELTAIDEDAFAQLADFPAKIGELIENYRFRDALAEVLNLARLGNKYLAETQPWHLIKTDAARTGTVLHVALQIAAALAPLLEPFLPESARKLADMLNAELGNWASAGRRDALTSGHQLREAALLFAKIEDAVVDTQVQKLLDTKKENQLANTPVTSAKSDVSFDDFGQMDLRIGTIVAAEKVAKTKKLLKLTVDVGLEQRTIVSGIAEYFIPEALIGQQVQVLLNLAPREIKGIQSQGMLLMAENADGTLALMQPSAPVRNGSGVA; translated from the coding sequence ATGTCATCTCTTCCCAAACGTTATACCGTTACCGCCGCATTGCCCTATGCCAATGGACCCGTGCACATTGGCCACCTGGCGGGTGTGTATTTACCGGCCGACATTTACGTGCGGTATTTGCGGTCGGCGGGGCGCGACGTGAAATTCATTTGCGGCTCCGATGAGCACGGCGTTCCCATCACCATTCGCGCCCAGAAAGAAGGCGTGACGCCGCAGCAAGTAGTGGACAAATACCACGCGCTAATTCGGGATTCGTTTAAAGAATTCAACGTGTCATTCGACGTGTATTCGCGCACGTCGTCGGCCACGCACGCCGAAGTTTCGAGCGGGTTTTTTACCAAGCTCAACAACGAAGGCAAGTTCATTGAACAAACCACGCAGCAATATTTCGACGAAAAGGCCCAGCAGTTTCTGGCCGACCGCTACATCGTGGGCACCTGTCCCAACTGCGGCAACGAAAACGCCTACGGCGACCAGTGCGAGCGCTGCGGCACCTCGCTCAGCCCAACGGAATTAATTAATCCGCGCAGCATGCTCAGCGGCGCGCAGCCCATTTTGCGCGACACCAAGCACTGGTTTTTACCCCTCGACCAGTACGAGCCCTGGCTGCGCGAATGGATAGTGGAAGGCCACAAAAACGACTGGAAAACCAACGTGTACGGCCAGTGCAAGTCCTGGATTGACCAAGGCCTGCACCCCCGCGCCGTGACGCGTGACCTCGACTGGGGCGTGCCCGTGCCGGTGCCCGGCGCCGAAGGCAAAGTGCTCTACGTGTGGTTTGATGCGCCCATCGGCTACATCTCGGCCACCAAGGAAGCCTTCCCCGACGAATGGGAAACCTATTGGAAAGACAAGGATTCCAAGCTGGTGCATTTCATTGGCAAAGACAACATCGTTTTCCACTGCATTATTTTTCCGGTAATGCTGAAAGCGCACGGCGACTACGTGCTGCCGGATAATGTGCCCGCCAATGAATTTTTGAATCTGGAAGGCGATAAAATCAGCACCTCGCGCAACTGGGCCGTGTGGCTGCACGAATATTTGGCCGACTTTCCGGGCCAGGCCGATGTGCTGCGTTACGTGCTCTGCGCCAATGCCCCCGAAACCAAAGACAACGATTTTACCTGGAAGGATTTTCAGGCGCGTAATAACAACGAATTGGTAGCCACGCTCGGCAATTTCGTGAACCGTGCCGCTGTGCTCACGCACAAATTCTTCGAAGGCAAAGTGCCGGAACTGGGTGAGCTGACTGCTATCGACGAAGATGCTTTTGCACAGCTAGCCGACTTTCCCGCGAAAATTGGCGAGTTGATTGAGAATTATCGCTTCCGCGACGCGCTGGCCGAAGTATTGAACCTAGCCCGCTTGGGAAATAAATACCTGGCCGAAACGCAGCCCTGGCACCTCATTAAAACGGATGCGGCACGCACCGGCACGGTGCTGCACGTGGCCCTGCAAATTGCGGCCGCACTGGCCCCGTTGCTGGAGCCTTTCCTGCCCGAGTCGGCGCGAAAGCTGGCTGATATGCTAAATGCGGAATTAGGCAATTGGGCCAGCGCCGGCCGTCGCGATGCGCTTACTTCCGGCCACCAATTGCGCGAGGCCGCCTTGCTATTCGCTAAAATTGAAGATGCCGTGGTTGATACGCAGGTACAAAAGCTGCTCGATACCAAAAAGGAAAATCAATTGGCCAATACACCCGTGACGTCGGCTAAATCAGACGTATCGTTTGACGATTTCGGCCAAATGGATTTGCGCATTGGTACCATCGTAGCCGCCGAGAAAGTAGCCAAAACCAAAAAACTGCTCAAACTCACCGTTGATGTAGGATTAGAGCAGCGCACCATCGTGAGCGGTATTGCCGAATATTTCATTCCCGAAGCCCTCATTGGCCAGCAGGTACAGGTATTGCTGAATCTGGCGCCGCGCGAAATCAAAGGCATCCAAAGCCAGGGCATGCTGCTCATGGCCGAAAATGCCGATGGCACGCTGGCGCTCATGCAGCCCAGCGCGCCCGTGCGCAACGGCAGCGGCGTGGCGTAA
- a CDS encoding ribose-phosphate pyrophosphokinase yields the protein MDSQVKIFAGSASRELAAKIAHSYGTELGDLTLQRFADAELGPSFNESVRGCAVFLVQSTFPPAENLMELMLMVDACKRASAYKVNIVMPYMGYARQDRKDKPRVSIGAKVVANIIQSVGTDRVMACDLHAGQIQGFFDIPVDHLDGSTVTAPYIKSLNLENLIFASPDVGGVVRTRAFAKKFGAEIVVCDKMRLRANEIASMQIIGDVKGMDVVFVDDMVDTAGTICKAADLVMERGANSVRAVITHPLLSGPAHERIRNSALTELITTDTIPLREQNDKIRVISLAPLFAAAIRNVVTHESISSLFV from the coding sequence ATGGATTCACAGGTTAAAATCTTCGCCGGGAGCGCCTCCCGCGAGCTGGCTGCGAAAATTGCTCACTCCTACGGCACCGAACTCGGCGACCTCACCCTGCAGCGCTTCGCCGACGCGGAATTGGGCCCGAGCTTCAACGAGAGCGTGCGGGGCTGCGCCGTGTTCTTGGTGCAAAGCACCTTCCCGCCCGCCGAAAACCTCATGGAGCTCATGCTGATGGTGGATGCCTGCAAACGGGCCTCGGCCTACAAGGTGAACATCGTGATGCCCTACATGGGCTACGCCCGCCAAGACCGCAAAGACAAGCCCCGCGTGAGCATCGGAGCCAAGGTGGTGGCCAACATCATTCAGAGCGTGGGCACCGACCGCGTGATGGCCTGCGACCTGCACGCCGGCCAGATTCAGGGCTTCTTCGACATCCCGGTCGACCACCTAGACGGCTCGACCGTAACGGCGCCCTACATCAAGTCGCTTAACCTCGAAAACCTCATTTTCGCCTCGCCCGATGTGGGCGGCGTGGTGCGTACCCGCGCCTTCGCCAAGAAGTTTGGGGCCGAAATCGTGGTCTGCGACAAGATGCGTTTGCGGGCCAATGAAATTGCCTCGATGCAGATTATCGGCGATGTGAAGGGCATGGATGTGGTGTTTGTGGACGACATGGTGGACACGGCCGGCACCATCTGCAAAGCCGCCGACCTGGTGATGGAGCGCGGTGCGAACTCGGTGCGGGCCGTCATCACGCACCCCCTGCTCAGCGGTCCGGCCCACGAGCGCATCCGCAACTCTGCCCTCACCGAGCTGATTACGACCGACACCATCCCGCTACGCGAGCAGAACGATAAAATCCGGGTGATTTCGCTGGCTCCGCTGTTTGCCGCCGCCATTCGCAACGTGGTGACGCACGAGAGCATCAGCTCGCTGTTTGTGTAA
- a CDS encoding AI-2E family transporter, whose product MKDTRTPFMAVENIYTPRQRYVLLVCSILALAGLMLFGLAQYLTAFLAAGILFVVFRPWWIALVHKRRWNQRLVTIGILLVTVVVLVVPFYALSSLLLDRLVTFAKNPEQILTVVHKIEAATGFKVAEQLNVREILLQGGAKVSGWLPTLANSALNFLVIVGLMLFTMYYLFMQETYFLLGLHRYLPFRNETLIELGESLRNNVNANVLGQVLVALVQSILTGLTLWIFGVPDALFWGVVAFFMAFLPVLGTPLVWGPAALYQFSQGHNGQAIGILLVGFIVIINVDNLLRIMLAKRMGDIHPLVTLVGLVLGVEIFGLIGLVVGPLLVSYFLVLMEVFRRENRAHKASLAEAGKAE is encoded by the coding sequence ATGAAAGACACCCGTACCCCCTTTATGGCCGTCGAAAACATTTACACGCCGCGGCAGCGCTATGTGCTGCTGGTGTGCTCCATTCTGGCACTGGCCGGACTGATGCTATTCGGGCTGGCGCAGTACCTGACGGCGTTTCTGGCGGCCGGCATTCTGTTCGTGGTGTTCCGGCCTTGGTGGATAGCGCTGGTGCACAAGCGGCGGTGGAACCAGCGGCTGGTGACTATTGGCATCCTGCTGGTAACGGTGGTGGTGCTGGTAGTGCCATTCTACGCGCTCAGCTCGCTATTGCTCGACCGGCTGGTGACCTTCGCCAAAAATCCCGAGCAGATTCTGACAGTGGTGCACAAGATTGAAGCCGCTACGGGATTCAAAGTAGCCGAACAGCTGAACGTGCGGGAGATTTTGCTGCAGGGCGGCGCCAAGGTGAGCGGCTGGCTGCCCACGCTGGCCAATAGCGCCCTAAACTTCCTAGTGATTGTGGGTTTGATGCTGTTCACGATGTACTACCTGTTTATGCAGGAGACATACTTTCTGCTGGGCTTGCACCGCTACCTGCCCTTCCGCAACGAAACGCTTATTGAACTGGGCGAGTCGTTGAGGAACAACGTGAATGCCAACGTGCTGGGGCAGGTGCTGGTAGCCTTGGTGCAAAGTATCCTGACCGGACTGACGCTGTGGATTTTTGGCGTGCCGGACGCGCTTTTCTGGGGCGTGGTGGCGTTTTTCATGGCCTTTCTGCCGGTGCTGGGCACGCCTTTGGTGTGGGGGCCAGCGGCGCTGTACCAGTTTTCGCAGGGGCACAATGGGCAGGCCATTGGCATTCTGCTGGTGGGTTTCATCGTCATCATTAACGTGGATAACCTGCTGCGCATCATGCTGGCCAAGCGCATGGGCGACATTCACCCGCTCGTCACGCTGGTGGGCCTGGTGCTGGGCGTGGAGATTTTCGGGCTCATCGGGCTGGTGGTGGGGCCGCTGCTGGTGTCGTATTTCCTAGTGCTGATGGAAGTGTTCCGGCGCGAAAACCGGGCGCACAAAGCCAGCCTGGCTGAAGCGGGCAAAGCGGAGTAG
- a CDS encoding DUF6340 family protein has protein sequence MHKLYTSALLLFAALLLGACASSVHIKALAPAAVPMPANLQSVATANRIIPESRRDKFFDVLEGAFTGEGLGVDRAGADECVNVVGQALANNSYRFKVTQAQLQLLGRSREFFLPPLAPRYVQDLCRRTQVDGLVVLEAFDSDMALSHTNGFRTYKDKEGKEQKVPTVQVEMIMKIVSGFRTYGAQGFVLDQARQEDQLVFRGEGDTYQQALRQLPPPQECIRRVAQRAGDGYARRIAPSYIDLHRDYFTSAKKDTRMKEAAQRAEAGDWAGAATLWQQSARQLDPKIAGRAFYNLAVASEVRGDLPGAIDWAKKSAFTCNNGQARSYLRVLNDRMQAQQVVQEQLKSVPSSN, from the coding sequence ATGCACAAGCTTTACACCTCTGCCCTTCTCCTTTTCGCGGCGCTGCTGCTCGGTGCCTGCGCTTCTTCGGTTCACATCAAGGCGCTGGCACCGGCGGCCGTGCCTATGCCGGCCAACCTGCAAAGCGTGGCCACGGCCAACCGCATTATTCCCGAATCGCGCCGCGACAAGTTTTTTGATGTGCTCGAAGGCGCCTTCACCGGCGAAGGTCTGGGCGTGGACCGCGCCGGGGCCGACGAGTGCGTGAACGTGGTGGGCCAGGCGCTGGCCAACAACAGCTACCGCTTCAAGGTGACGCAGGCACAGCTGCAGCTACTGGGCCGCAGCCGCGAGTTTTTTCTGCCGCCGCTAGCGCCGCGCTATGTGCAGGACCTTTGCCGCCGCACCCAGGTGGACGGCCTCGTGGTGCTTGAAGCCTTCGACTCGGACATGGCCCTGAGCCACACCAACGGCTTTCGCACCTATAAAGACAAGGAAGGCAAGGAGCAGAAAGTCCCCACCGTGCAGGTGGAAATGATAATGAAAATTGTGAGCGGCTTTCGCACCTACGGCGCCCAGGGCTTCGTGCTCGACCAGGCCCGGCAGGAGGACCAGCTGGTGTTTCGGGGCGAGGGCGACACCTACCAACAGGCCCTGCGCCAGCTGCCCCCGCCCCAGGAGTGCATCCGACGGGTGGCGCAGCGGGCCGGCGACGGCTACGCGCGCCGCATCGCGCCTTCCTACATCGACCTGCACCGCGACTATTTCACCTCGGCCAAGAAAGACACGCGCATGAAGGAAGCCGCCCAGCGCGCCGAAGCCGGCGACTGGGCCGGCGCGGCCACGCTCTGGCAGCAGTCGGCCCGCCAGCTCGACCCCAAAATTGCCGGCCGGGCTTTTTACAACTTAGCCGTGGCCAGCGAGGTGCGTGGCGACCTGCCCGGCGCCATCGACTGGGCCAAGAAATCGGCCTTTACCTGCAACAATGGACAGGCTCGCTCCTACCTGCGCGTGCTGAATGACCGCATGCAGGCGCAACAGGTGGTGCAGGAGCAGCTTAAGAGCGTGCCGTCTTCCAATTAA
- the pth gene encoding aminoacyl-tRNA hydrolase has product MKFLVLCLGNIGPEYTDTRHNIGFMVADYLAAKFDAPRFEIGRHAYTTEFKHKGHTYVLVKPTTYMNLSGKAAAHWLATLKIQAENMVVVTDDLALPFGKLRLKGQGSAGGHNGLKDIQATLGTDVYARLRFGVDANFPKGRQVDYVLNPFSADEQIELPTRIEKAGEAVLAFGSMGLERAMNVVNVK; this is encoded by the coding sequence ATGAAGTTTCTTGTTCTTTGCCTGGGCAACATTGGCCCCGAGTACACCGACACGCGCCACAACATCGGCTTCATGGTGGCCGATTACCTGGCGGCCAAATTTGACGCGCCGCGCTTTGAAATTGGCCGGCACGCCTACACCACCGAATTTAAGCACAAAGGCCACACCTACGTGCTGGTGAAGCCCACCACCTACATGAACCTGAGCGGCAAAGCCGCCGCGCACTGGTTGGCCACGCTGAAAATTCAGGCCGAAAACATGGTAGTGGTAACAGATGACTTGGCTTTGCCCTTTGGCAAGCTCCGGCTGAAAGGTCAGGGCTCGGCGGGCGGGCACAATGGGTTGAAGGATATTCAAGCCACGTTGGGCACCGATGTCTACGCCCGATTGCGCTTTGGCGTGGATGCCAATTTTCCCAAAGGCCGGCAGGTGGATTATGTACTGAATCCGTTTTCAGCCGATGAGCAAATTGAATTGCCTACGCGCATTGAAAAAGCAGGCGAGGCGGTTTTAGCGTTTGGTTCTATGGGATTGGAGCGGGCCATGAATGTGGTGAATGTGAAGTAA
- the atpD gene encoding F0F1 ATP synthase subunit beta, whose product MANTGKITQVIGPVVDVSFAGENTKLPNILDALEVTKDNGQVVILECQQHLGEDRVRTIAMDSTEGLTRGAEVRDLGAPISMPTGDGVKGRLFNVIGQAIDGIQQPKSDGGLPIHRNAPAFEDLATSSEVFFTGIKVIDLLAPYVKGGKIGLFGGAGVGKTVLIQELINNVAKAYEGLSVFAGVGERTREGNDLLREFIEANIIRYGEAFKHSMEEGGWDLSKVDLAEMEKSQATLVFGQMNEPPGARARVALSGLTIAESFRDGDGTGAGRDILFFIDNIFRFTQAGSEVSALLGRMPSAVGYQPTLATEMGAMQERITSTKRGSITSVQAVYVPADDLTDPAPANTFAHLDATTVLSRKIAELGIYPAVDPLDSTSRILSADVLGAEHYNTAQRVKELLQRYKELQDIIAILGMDELSEEDKQVVNRARRVQRFLSQPFFVAEQFTGLQGVLVDIKDTIKGFNEIIDGKYDHLPEAAFNLVGNIEDAVAKGERLMAEAK is encoded by the coding sequence ATGGCCAATACCGGCAAAATCACTCAGGTCATCGGCCCCGTCGTTGACGTGAGCTTCGCGGGCGAGAACACGAAGCTGCCCAACATCCTCGACGCCCTCGAAGTCACGAAAGACAACGGCCAAGTGGTAATTCTGGAATGCCAGCAGCACTTGGGCGAAGACCGGGTGCGGACCATCGCCATGGACTCGACCGAGGGCCTGACCCGCGGCGCCGAAGTGCGCGACCTGGGTGCCCCCATCTCGATGCCTACCGGCGACGGCGTGAAAGGCCGCCTCTTTAACGTGATTGGCCAGGCCATCGACGGCATTCAGCAGCCCAAGAGCGACGGCGGCCTGCCCATCCACCGCAACGCCCCGGCGTTCGAGGACCTGGCTACCTCGTCGGAAGTATTCTTCACCGGCATCAAGGTGATTGACTTGCTCGCTCCTTATGTAAAAGGTGGTAAAATTGGTTTGTTCGGTGGTGCCGGTGTGGGCAAAACCGTACTGATTCAGGAGCTTATCAACAACGTGGCCAAGGCCTACGAAGGCCTGTCGGTGTTTGCAGGCGTGGGCGAGCGTACCCGCGAGGGCAACGACTTGCTGCGCGAATTCATCGAAGCCAACATCATCCGCTACGGCGAAGCCTTCAAGCACTCGATGGAAGAAGGCGGCTGGGACCTCTCGAAAGTGGACCTCGCCGAAATGGAGAAGTCGCAGGCCACCCTCGTGTTCGGCCAGATGAACGAGCCCCCCGGAGCCCGCGCCCGCGTGGCCCTGTCGGGTCTGACCATTGCCGAGAGCTTCCGCGACGGCGACGGCACCGGTGCCGGCCGCGACATTCTGTTCTTCATCGACAACATCTTCCGCTTCACGCAGGCGGGGTCGGAAGTATCGGCTCTGCTGGGCCGTATGCCTTCGGCCGTAGGTTACCAGCCCACGCTGGCCACCGAAATGGGTGCCATGCAGGAGCGCATCACCTCGACGAAGCGCGGTTCCATCACCTCGGTGCAGGCCGTGTATGTGCCGGCCGATGACTTGACTGACCCGGCTCCGGCCAACACCTTTGCCCACTTGGACGCCACGACGGTACTGAGCCGCAAAATCGCCGAGCTGGGCATCTACCCGGCCGTTGACCCGCTGGACTCGACCTCGCGCATCCTGTCGGCCGACGTGCTGGGTGCCGAGCACTACAACACCGCCCAGCGCGTGAAAGAGCTGCTCCAGCGCTACAAGGAATTGCAAGACATCATCGCCATCCTGGGCATGGACGAACTCTCCGAAGAGGACAAGCAGGTGGTGAACCGCGCCCGTCGCGTGCAGCGCTTCCTGTCGCAGCCCTTCTTCGTGGCCGAGCAGTTCACCGGCCTGCAAGGCGTGCTCGTTGACATCAAAGACACCATCAAAGGCTTCAACGAAATCATCGACGGCAAGTACGACCACCTGCCCGAGGCTGCCTTCAACCTCGTTGGTAACATCGAGGATGCCGTGGCCAAGGGCGAGCGCCTGATGGCAGAAGCGAAGTAA
- a CDS encoding ThuA domain-containing protein: MLVFSKTNGFHHASIPVGIRAIQQLGRENKFRVDTTTNAGKFRLDTLRKYQAVVFLSTTQDVLDATQQTAFEQYIRLGRGFVGIHAATDTEYNWPWYNGLVGAYFNGHPAVQQATVRVTDKTHTATSFLPDSWVRTDEWYNFRNIAPDLHVLATLDETTYTGGTNGATHPIAWYHSYGGGRAFYTAGGHTDDSFREPLFVRHLLGGIRYAMGQ; encoded by the coding sequence GTGCTGGTTTTTTCAAAAACCAATGGCTTTCACCACGCTTCTATCCCGGTAGGCATTCGAGCCATTCAGCAGTTGGGCCGGGAGAATAAGTTTCGGGTGGATACGACCACCAATGCAGGGAAATTCCGGCTCGACACGCTGCGGAAATACCAAGCCGTGGTTTTTCTGAGCACCACGCAGGATGTGCTGGATGCCACCCAGCAAACGGCATTCGAGCAATACATTCGGTTGGGCCGGGGCTTTGTGGGCATTCACGCGGCCACCGATACCGAATACAACTGGCCGTGGTACAATGGATTGGTAGGGGCGTATTTCAACGGGCACCCGGCCGTGCAGCAGGCCACCGTGCGCGTGACGGACAAAACCCACACCGCTACCAGCTTCCTGCCCGACAGCTGGGTGCGTACCGACGAGTGGTATAATTTCCGCAACATCGCGCCCGACCTGCATGTGCTGGCCACGCTGGACGAAACCACTTACACCGGCGGCACCAACGGGGCCACGCACCCCATTGCCTGGTATCACAGCTACGGCGGCGGACGGGCTTTCTACACCGCCGGCGGCCACACCGACGACAGCTTCCGCGAGCCTTTGTTTGTGCGGCATTTGCTGGGCGGCATCCGGTATGCCATGGGGCAGTAG
- a CDS encoding trans-sulfuration enzyme family protein — MTLPDIHPKITPIYQTSVFKFEDLDAVQQYFDEPGSRYLYSRNGNPNSDELAEAVNRWEGGAGAVATGSGMAAIFAALMTYCQAGDHVLCAADIYGGSAALLNLELSRLGITVSYVPFEELYDLQAHVQASTKLLLCETMSNPLLRVVDLRAAAAECHRHGLKLVVDNTFATPVLTKPLAFGADLVLHSVTKYLAGHSDVTAGAVVASTAEDAARLRQIGTVFGLTLSPMESWLSVRGLKTLRLRVAAHSHNAQQIAEFLEMHPAVEAVYYPGLPTHPQHALAVVQGHGLFSGMMSIRLADDAAAVNRFMQRSQRFPFAPSLAGVDSSCSHPLYTSHRALTDEQRAELGITVGLVRLSVGIEPVEDLLADLAQALDLVNPPL, encoded by the coding sequence ATGACGCTCCCGGATATTCACCCCAAAATCACACCCATCTACCAAACATCCGTCTTCAAGTTTGAGGACCTGGATGCCGTGCAGCAGTACTTCGACGAGCCCGGCAGCCGCTACCTGTACTCGCGCAACGGCAACCCCAATTCCGATGAGCTGGCCGAGGCCGTGAACCGCTGGGAAGGTGGCGCGGGCGCCGTGGCCACGGGCTCGGGCATGGCCGCCATTTTCGCGGCGCTGATGACCTACTGCCAGGCCGGCGACCATGTGCTGTGCGCGGCCGACATTTACGGTGGCTCGGCGGCGCTGCTGAACCTGGAGCTGTCGCGGCTCGGCATCACGGTGAGCTACGTGCCGTTTGAGGAACTGTACGACCTGCAGGCGCATGTGCAAGCCAGCACCAAGCTGCTGCTCTGCGAAACCATGAGCAACCCGCTGCTACGGGTGGTGGACCTGCGGGCCGCGGCGGCTGAATGCCACCGCCACGGCCTAAAACTGGTGGTGGACAACACCTTCGCCACGCCGGTGCTCACCAAGCCGCTGGCTTTCGGGGCCGACCTGGTGCTGCACAGCGTGACCAAATACCTGGCCGGCCACTCCGACGTGACGGCCGGTGCCGTGGTGGCCAGCACGGCCGAAGACGCCGCCCGCCTGCGCCAAATAGGAACCGTATTTGGCCTCACCCTCAGCCCCATGGAAAGCTGGCTGAGTGTGCGCGGCCTCAAAACCCTACGCCTGCGCGTGGCGGCGCACAGCCACAATGCCCAGCAGATTGCCGAGTTTCTGGAGATGCACCCGGCGGTGGAGGCGGTGTACTACCCAGGCCTGCCCACGCACCCGCAGCACGCGCTGGCGGTGGTGCAGGGCCACGGCCTGTTTAGCGGGATGATGTCCATTCGGCTGGCCGATGATGCCGCGGCAGTGAACCGCTTTATGCAGCGCAGCCAGCGGTTTCCGTTTGCGCCCTCGCTGGCGGGCGTCGATTCGTCGTGCTCGCACCCGCTTTACACTTCGCACCGCGCCCTGACGGATGAGCAGCGGGCGGAGCTGGGCATCACCGTGGGGCTGGTGCGGTTGAGCGTGGGCATTGAGCCCGTAGAGGATTTGTTGGCCGATTTAGCGCAGGCGCTGGACTTGGTGAACCCGCCTTTGTAA